A region from the Cervus elaphus chromosome 10, mCerEla1.1, whole genome shotgun sequence genome encodes:
- the AMDHD2 gene encoding N-acetylglucosamine-6-phosphate deacetylase isoform X1: protein MRGGQGAARAPVIQFTNCRILRGGALLREDLWVRGGCILDPEKLFFEERRVADQQRDCGGCILAPGFIDVQINGGFGVDFSQASEDVGSGIALVARRILSHGVTSFCPTLVTSPLEVYHKVLPQIPVKSGGPHGAGVLGVHLEGPFISREKRGAHPEAHLRSFEADAFQDVLATYGGLDNVRIVTLAPELDHSHEVIRALTALGICVSLGHSVADLGTAEKAVQSGATFITHLFNAMLPFHHRDPGIVGLLTSDRLPAGRRIFYGMIADGIHTNPAALRIAHRAHPKGLVLVTDAVPALGLGNGRHTLGQQEVEVDGLTAYVAGTSTLSGSIAPMDTCVRHFLQATGCSVECALEAASLHPAQLLGLEKRKGTLDFGADADFVVLDDSLHVRATYISGELVWQAEEARP, encoded by the exons ATGCGCGGCGGGCAGGGCGCGGCGCGGGCCCCGGTGATCCAGTTCACCAACTGCCGCATCCTGAGGGGTGGCGCGCTGCTCAG GGAGGACCTCTGGGTGCGCGGGGGCTGCATCCTGGACCCGGAGAAGCTGTTCTTTGAGGAGCGGCGCGTGGCTGACCAGCAGCGGGACTGCGGCGGTTGCATCTTGGCGCCCGGCTTCATCGACGTGCAGATAAACG GTGGGTTTGGCGTTGACTTCTCACAGGCCTCGGAGGACGTGGGTTCGGGGATTGCCCTGGTGGCCCGGAGGATCCTGTCGCATGGAGTCACCTCTTTTTGCCCCACGTTGGTCACATCACCACTGGAGGTTTATCACAAG GTCCTTCCTCAGATCCCCGTGAAGAGTGGTGGTCCCCATGGGGCAGGGGTCCTCG gggtGCACCTGGAGGGCCCGTTCATCAGCCGGGAGAAGCGGGGCGCGCACCCAGAGGCCCATCTGCGCTCCTTTGAGGCCGACGCTTTCCAAGACGTGCTGGCCACCTACGGGGGCCTGGACAATGTCCGCATCGTGACACTGGCCCCCGAGCTGGACCACAGCCACGAGGTGATCCGGGCGCTGACGGCCCTCGGCATCTGTGTGTCCTTAG GGCACTCAGTGGCTGACCTGGGCACTGCGGAGAAAGCCGTGCAGAGCGGGGCTACCTTCATCACCCACCTCTTCAACGCCATGCTGCCT tTCCACCACCGTGACCCCGGCATCGTGGGGCTCCTGACCAGCGATCGGCTGCCTGCAGGCCGCCGTATCTTCTATGGGATGATCGCTGACGGCATACACACCAACCCAGCCGCCCTGCGCATTGCCCACCGGGCCCATCCCAAGG ggcTGGTGCTGGTCACTGATGCTGTCCCTGCACTGGGCTTGGGCAACGGCCGACACACGCTGGGGCAGCAGGAGGTGGAGGTGGATGGGCTGACAGCCTATGTGGCAG GCACCAGCACGCTGAGCGGCAGCATCGCCCCAATGGATACCTGTGTGCGGCACTTCCTGCAGGCCACAG GCTGCAGTGTGGAGTGTGCTCTGGAGGCCGCGTCCCTGCACCCAGCACAGCTGCTGGGGCTGGAGAAGCGCAAGGGGACCCTGGACTTCGGGGCTGACGCAG ACTTCGTGGTGCTCGACGACTCTCTTCACGTCCGGGCCACCTACATCTCGGGCGAGCTGGTATGGCAAGCGGAGGAGGCCAGGCCGTGA
- the ATP6V0C gene encoding V-type proton ATPase 16 kDa proteolipid subunit: MSEAKSGPEYASFFAVMGASAAMVFSALGAAYGTAKSGTGIAAMSVMRPEMIMKSIIPVVMAGIIAIYGLVVAVLIANSLNDGISLYRSFLQLGAGLSVGLSGLAAGFAIGIVGDAGVRGTAQQPRLFVGMILILIFAEVLGLYGLIVALILSTK, from the exons ATGTCCGAGGCCAAGAGCGGCCCCGAGTACGCTTCCTTTTTCGCGGTCATGGGCGCCTCAGCCGCCATGGTCTTCAGCG CCCTGGGCGCCGCCTATGGTACAGCCAAGAGCGGCACGGGCATCGCAGCCATGTCTGTCATGCGGCCAGAGATGATCATGAAGTCCATCATCCCGGTGGTCATGGCCGGGATCATCGCCATCTACGGCCTGGTGGTGGCAGTCCTCATTGCCAACTCCCTGAATGACGGCATCAGTCTCTACAG GAGTTTCCTTCAGCTGGGCGCGGGCCTGAGTGTGGGCCTGAGCGGGCTGGCAGCGGGCTTCGCCATCGGCATCGTGGGGGACGCGGGTGTGCGCGGTACTGCCCAGCAGCCGCGGCTCTTCGTGGGCATGATCCTCATCCTCATCTTCGCGGAGGTGCTTGGCCTCTACGGTCTCATCGTCGCCCTCATCCTCTCCACAAAGTAG
- the AMDHD2 gene encoding N-acetylglucosamine-6-phosphate deacetylase isoform X2, with the protein MRGGQGAARAPVIQFTNCRILRGGALLREDLWVRGGCILDPEKLFFEERRVADQQRDCGGCILAPGFIDVQINGGFGVDFSQASEDVGSGIALVARRILSHGVTSFCPTLVTSPLEVYHKVLPQIPVKSGGPHGAGVLGVHLEGPFISREKRGAHPEAHLRSFEADAFQDVLATYGGLDNVRIVTLAPELDHSHEVIRALTALGICVSLGHSVADLGTAEKAVQSGATFITHLFNAMLPFHHRDPGIVGLLTSDRLPAGRRIFYGMIADGIHTNPAALRIAHRAHPKGLVLVTDAVPALGLGNGRHTLGQQEVEVDGLTAYVAGCSVECALEAASLHPAQLLGLEKRKGTLDFGADADFVVLDDSLHVRATYISGELVWQAEEARP; encoded by the exons ATGCGCGGCGGGCAGGGCGCGGCGCGGGCCCCGGTGATCCAGTTCACCAACTGCCGCATCCTGAGGGGTGGCGCGCTGCTCAG GGAGGACCTCTGGGTGCGCGGGGGCTGCATCCTGGACCCGGAGAAGCTGTTCTTTGAGGAGCGGCGCGTGGCTGACCAGCAGCGGGACTGCGGCGGTTGCATCTTGGCGCCCGGCTTCATCGACGTGCAGATAAACG GTGGGTTTGGCGTTGACTTCTCACAGGCCTCGGAGGACGTGGGTTCGGGGATTGCCCTGGTGGCCCGGAGGATCCTGTCGCATGGAGTCACCTCTTTTTGCCCCACGTTGGTCACATCACCACTGGAGGTTTATCACAAG GTCCTTCCTCAGATCCCCGTGAAGAGTGGTGGTCCCCATGGGGCAGGGGTCCTCG gggtGCACCTGGAGGGCCCGTTCATCAGCCGGGAGAAGCGGGGCGCGCACCCAGAGGCCCATCTGCGCTCCTTTGAGGCCGACGCTTTCCAAGACGTGCTGGCCACCTACGGGGGCCTGGACAATGTCCGCATCGTGACACTGGCCCCCGAGCTGGACCACAGCCACGAGGTGATCCGGGCGCTGACGGCCCTCGGCATCTGTGTGTCCTTAG GGCACTCAGTGGCTGACCTGGGCACTGCGGAGAAAGCCGTGCAGAGCGGGGCTACCTTCATCACCCACCTCTTCAACGCCATGCTGCCT tTCCACCACCGTGACCCCGGCATCGTGGGGCTCCTGACCAGCGATCGGCTGCCTGCAGGCCGCCGTATCTTCTATGGGATGATCGCTGACGGCATACACACCAACCCAGCCGCCCTGCGCATTGCCCACCGGGCCCATCCCAAGG ggcTGGTGCTGGTCACTGATGCTGTCCCTGCACTGGGCTTGGGCAACGGCCGACACACGCTGGGGCAGCAGGAGGTGGAGGTGGATGGGCTGACAGCCTATGTGGCAG GCTGCAGTGTGGAGTGTGCTCTGGAGGCCGCGTCCCTGCACCCAGCACAGCTGCTGGGGCTGGAGAAGCGCAAGGGGACCCTGGACTTCGGGGCTGACGCAG ACTTCGTGGTGCTCGACGACTCTCTTCACGTCCGGGCCACCTACATCTCGGGCGAGCTGGTATGGCAAGCGGAGGAGGCCAGGCCGTGA
- the AMDHD2 gene encoding N-acetylglucosamine-6-phosphate deacetylase isoform X3, with protein MRGGQGAARAPVIQFTNCRILRGGALLREDLWVRGGCILDPEKLFFEERRVADQQRDCGGCILAPGFIDVQINGGFGVDFSQASEDVGSGIALVARRILSHGVTSFCPTLVTSPLEVYHKVLPQIPVKSGGPHGAGVLGVHLEGPFISREKRGAHPEAHLRSFEADAFQDVLATYGGLDNVRIVTLAPELDHSHEVIRALTALGICVSLGHSVADLGTAEKAVQSGATFITHLFNAMLPFHHRDPGIVGLLTSDRLPAGRRIFYGMIADGIHTNPAALRIAHRAHPKGLVLVTDAVPALGLGNGRHTLGQQEVEVDGLTAYVAGTSTLSGSIAPMDTCVRHFLQATGMWPGSRLQEVRSGEGGANQQGAGTQSDWPWSHSTQGWGL; from the exons ATGCGCGGCGGGCAGGGCGCGGCGCGGGCCCCGGTGATCCAGTTCACCAACTGCCGCATCCTGAGGGGTGGCGCGCTGCTCAG GGAGGACCTCTGGGTGCGCGGGGGCTGCATCCTGGACCCGGAGAAGCTGTTCTTTGAGGAGCGGCGCGTGGCTGACCAGCAGCGGGACTGCGGCGGTTGCATCTTGGCGCCCGGCTTCATCGACGTGCAGATAAACG GTGGGTTTGGCGTTGACTTCTCACAGGCCTCGGAGGACGTGGGTTCGGGGATTGCCCTGGTGGCCCGGAGGATCCTGTCGCATGGAGTCACCTCTTTTTGCCCCACGTTGGTCACATCACCACTGGAGGTTTATCACAAG GTCCTTCCTCAGATCCCCGTGAAGAGTGGTGGTCCCCATGGGGCAGGGGTCCTCG gggtGCACCTGGAGGGCCCGTTCATCAGCCGGGAGAAGCGGGGCGCGCACCCAGAGGCCCATCTGCGCTCCTTTGAGGCCGACGCTTTCCAAGACGTGCTGGCCACCTACGGGGGCCTGGACAATGTCCGCATCGTGACACTGGCCCCCGAGCTGGACCACAGCCACGAGGTGATCCGGGCGCTGACGGCCCTCGGCATCTGTGTGTCCTTAG GGCACTCAGTGGCTGACCTGGGCACTGCGGAGAAAGCCGTGCAGAGCGGGGCTACCTTCATCACCCACCTCTTCAACGCCATGCTGCCT tTCCACCACCGTGACCCCGGCATCGTGGGGCTCCTGACCAGCGATCGGCTGCCTGCAGGCCGCCGTATCTTCTATGGGATGATCGCTGACGGCATACACACCAACCCAGCCGCCCTGCGCATTGCCCACCGGGCCCATCCCAAGG ggcTGGTGCTGGTCACTGATGCTGTCCCTGCACTGGGCTTGGGCAACGGCCGACACACGCTGGGGCAGCAGGAGGTGGAGGTGGATGGGCTGACAGCCTATGTGGCAG GCACCAGCACGCTGAGCGGCAGCATCGCCCCAATGGATACCTGTGTGCGGCACTTCCTGCAGGCCACAG GAATGTGGCCAGGGTCCCGCCTACAGGAGGTTCGGTCAGGAGAGGGCGGCGCGAACCAGCAGGGGGCCGGAACCCAGAGCGACTGGCCCTGGAGCCACAGCACCCAAGGGTGGGGCCTGTGA